In the genome of Candidatus Poribacteria bacterium, one region contains:
- a CDS encoding phytanoyl-CoA dioxygenase family protein codes for MEITVQSKELAAGKLSDAHVKQALDAIHVDGYVVLENVVSHDHLDILRERMDADSQTLIKAEKWGGAGKLIGHLQQGPPPFAPYIFRDIVANPYVVQVTQELLGPGLYNNFYNGNTNCPGSTTQPLHRDGAHLWPDQKIAHPTTEVVVNISPQDTTEENGSVEIWPGSHLEVGEHHIDEEQEEARRKICPPIRGNAKKGSVLIRDMRLWHRGVPNPSDKPRHMIALIYRVHWLKSNRRLKYKTGCEAAFENSDLDHNAEFIDFAEQKIDDYDYLFNPRF; via the coding sequence ATGGAGATAACAGTTCAATCGAAAGAATTAGCAGCAGGAAAACTCTCGGACGCACACGTCAAGCAAGCACTCGACGCGATCCATGTTGATGGCTACGTGGTTTTAGAAAACGTCGTTAGCCATGACCACTTGGATATTCTTCGCGAACGGATGGATGCCGATTCGCAGACCCTCATTAAAGCCGAGAAATGGGGGGGCGCAGGCAAACTCATAGGGCACCTCCAACAGGGACCGCCGCCTTTCGCGCCATATATCTTTAGAGACATCGTCGCGAATCCTTATGTTGTGCAAGTGACGCAGGAGCTGCTGGGCCCAGGACTTTATAATAACTTTTACAACGGCAACACGAACTGCCCCGGTAGCACAACACAACCGCTCCATAGAGACGGTGCGCATCTGTGGCCGGACCAAAAAATTGCGCACCCTACAACAGAAGTTGTCGTTAATATTTCACCACAGGATACAACTGAAGAAAATGGGAGTGTAGAAATTTGGCCCGGCTCGCATCTTGAGGTGGGTGAGCACCATATAGATGAAGAACAAGAAGAAGCACGCCGTAAAATCTGTCCGCCCATCCGTGGAAATGCGAAGAAGGGAAGTGTGCTGATTCGAGACATGCGCCTATGGCACCGCGGTGTCCCCAATCCATCTGACAAGCCGCGCCATATGATAGCATTGATTTACCGCGTCCATTGGCTCAAATCCAACCGGCGACTGAAGTATAAAACTGGGTGTGAAGCCGCTTTTGAAAACAGTGATCTTGATCATAATGCTGAATTCATTGACTTCGCTGAACAAAAAATAGATGATTACGATTATCTCTTCAATCCGAGATTCTAA